Part of the Salvelinus sp. IW2-2015 linkage group LG7, ASM291031v2, whole genome shotgun sequence genome, ttaaaaacagttatgtagcaatgaggtttgtgcagtaggcgaTAGGCCCAATACATAATCAATGCATATTGGCTAAGCTTAAATTGCCTTTCCAATGTTGTTCTTTTCAGaccattttgcaattatatttCTGGACTGATttcctgcatctgatggtcagtctgagggaagggagggagcagCGGTGAAGCTGCCTCTCACCCGAATCACCGACACTGTCCCTTCGCTGTATTTGtcgagtctctctctctagtcattgttttaaaagttttgaaatctcacatcaactttgctgtgcattCGAGGCTTAATTTTACAGTCTATGGAGCAAACTGTGTAGATACAGTGATCTGAGCTATGTGATTggccagtggtaggcctataactgcacttgatttgctctttgCTGGGTAGGCgaagttctaccttcagacacatgaaatggttcaaaatggtaaCACTTTGCCTTTCTGGCACttgggctgctgaatcaagtctACCAAGTGacaacagtgcaaaaaaaataaaaataggaaccaaggctttatcgttggggtttttacagaaatgttttgtgatTGACTAGGAATTCCATGGAgatcggttggtgaccactgctctaggcCATGCAGAGCCGTGGTCGGGTCCATTCGGGTCTATCAGCTGTAGTTACATAcattaccttcagaaagtattcacacccctttacttttctcacactttgttgtgttacagactgaatttaaaattgattaaattgagattttgtgtcactggcctgcacacaataactcataatatcaaagtggaattacattgacttcagaaagtattcataccctttgaccatagccgcaggaagtagtttgggggtgggggtgccgTTATATTTTTCCGGTGTGGGGGTGATAATATTTATTTGTCAAAGGCGCCACAGATGGCTATCTCGGTCTGCTAATAAAGGACTAGTAAAGggtcagtgcactactttggtgattattattttatgtttaaatatatacagtaccagtcaaaagtttggacacacctactcattcaagggttattctttatttttactattttctacattgtagaataagtagccaccatttgccttgatgacagctttgtacaggcttggcattctctcaaccagcttcatgaggtagtcacctggaatgcatttcaattaacaggtgtgccttgttaaatgttaatttgtggaatttctttccttcttaatgcgtttgagaccatcagttgtgttgtgacaaggtagggatggtatacagaagatagccctatttggtaaaagaccaagtccatattatagtaagaacagctcaaataagcaaagagaaatgacagtacattattactttaagacattaaggtcagtcaatgcagaatatttcaagaacttttaagtttcttcaagtgcagctgcaaaaaccatcaagcgcaatgatgaaactggctctcatgagaaccgccacaggaaaggaagacccagaattacctctactgcagaggataagttcattagagttcactgcacctcagattgcagcccagataaatgcttcacagagttcaagtaacagacatctcaacatcaactgttcagaggggactgcgtgaagcaggccttcatggtcgaattgctgcacagaaacccctactaaaggacaccaataagaagaataaacttgcttgggccaaaaaacacaaacaatggacattagaccggtggaaatctgtcctttggtctgatgagtccaagagagatttttggttccaaccgccttgtctttgtgagacgcagagtatgtgaaTGGATGAccaccgcatgtgtggttcccaccatgacgcatggaggaggtgtgatggtgtttgggtgctttgctggtgtcactgtcagtgatttatttagaattcaaggcacacttaaccagaatggctaccacagcattctgcagcaatatgccatccaatctgatttgcgcttaatgggactatcatttgttattcaacaggacaatgacccaacacacttccagactgtgtaaggactatttgatcaaggagagtgctgcatcagatgatctggcatacacaatcacccaacctcaaccaaattgagatggtttgggatcagttggaccgcagaatgaaggaaaagcagccaacaagtgctcagcatatgtgggaactccttcaaggctgttggaaaagcattcttcgtgaagctgtttgagagaaaaatataggaaaatgtagaaaaacccttgaatcagtaggttTTCTAAAACTTTCGACCAGTAGTGTAAACCCATCAAAATATGAAAGTAATGAACAGAAAGGAGTTAATCAATCTACAATAATACATAGGAAGAAGCTTGATGCTTCAACATCTTTATGTATGATTGGAGATCCATCTGAAGCAGAGGCAGTGAAGATGGAATATTTTAATGTATTACTTTCTGTGCTTtgacttgtcaataatcaactacTCATAGAAAGGAGCATAGTCTGTCCATTTCCCCTTCTCTCATTTTTATCAGTGACATAGTGCAGTTTCGCGAGGTCCCCATGCAACGTTCAAGCAAGCCCCCCCCACccctgagagaaaatgttgctgttttaaagcaaatttgcttaaattctacacattttgccatggggtagagaaaatgttgcagttttaaagcaaatttcctgcaattctacacattttgccatggggcagaaagaaaaatatgcagttttatagctaatttaatgctattctatacattttgccatgagggtgagagaaaatattgcagttttaaaacaaatttcctgtaattctaaacattttgccatggcttatgaaGTGTTCATTTGCTATCTGGGAGGCTCCCTGAGTTATAGGGGTTCCCCAACCAAAATAAAAGTTTGTTTGATGCTCCCTAAAGCTTGGGGGCCCCAGCCTCGCGTGGATTGTGGGGGTGCGTCCTACGCCACTGATTTTGATGTAGGTTAATTACTGCACTAAAGGCCATGACTGAAAAACTAAAAAGCAGTGCTGAGTCCAAACATAGAGCATCATAAATCATGTTGTTGCGAAGAGAGTAAGCAGTCCTTTCAGGAACGACACTATTTCATTTCCTCCCAGTTTAGACTCCCCATAAACACGATCCACAAACGAAATTGGAACCTGTTTGGAAGAAGGAAAAATATAGTTAAAGGGATAGattggattttggcaatgaagagtcagatgaactccaggataccatttttatgtatctgcctccagtatgaagaaagttagaGGTAGTGTTTCCGatatacttccagtcattgcgctaacgctagttagcaattgtacACTAgatagcaacttccttcaaactgcacgcagagacataaaaatggtatccacaagttaatctggCTGTGGGAAAGTAGATAAAACTCTCTCTTTAACTAAGCTACATACAACCTATTGACATGATAAACAGAACTTAATACAACAGATGTATAATGTATTCCCAGAGGATAGCACTTAAAAGTATTAATTAAAACASTGTGTCCAAATGTGGTCCTCGACggtaaaaacaaatcaaatatctCATGATTAAGAAACTWAAAAAAATTACAcaaaacccacaacacaaaaaaaacacacaaagggTTAAAAGGCCTCACCTCTCCAATGGTGTAGTTCAGCTGTCTAGCACGGACAATCATCTCCATCTGAAAGACGTAGCCTttggacacacacctctccaccaGACTCTCTAGTACCACCTTCTTGTAgagcctgagatcaccatgcataaaaaaaaaaacagtgagataacacacactggcacactgATAAAGGAAGAAGTTgaagccagaagtttacatataccttggccaaatacatttaaactcagtttcacaattcctgacatttaatcccaataaaaattccctgttttaggtcagttaggatcaccactttattttaagaatgtgaaatgtcagaataatattacaGATAATTATTtatcacatccccagtgggtcatatgtttacatacactcaattagtatttggtagcattgcctttaaattgtttaacttgggtcaaacgtttcaggtagccttacacaagcttcccacaataaattgggtgaaatttggcccattcctcctgacagagctggtgtaactgagtcaggtttgttggcctccttgttcgcacacgctttttcacaaatgttctatatgattgaggtcagagctttgtgatggccactccaataccttgactttatttcccttaagccattttgccacaactttgtctatttggaagatccatttgcgaccaagctttaacttcctgactgatgtcttgagattttgcttctaTATATCAACatcattttccctcctcatgatgccatctattttttgaagtgcaccagtccctcctgcagcaaagcaccaccacaacatgatgctgtcacccccgtgcttcacggttgggatggtgttcttcggcttgcaagcatccccctacgatctttgtccccatgtgcagttacaaaccgtagtctggctttttatggcagttttggagcagtggcttcttccttgctgagcggcctgaaCGGCCTtttttatgtcgatataggactcgttttactgtggatatagatacttttgtacctgtttcctccagcatcttcacaaggtcctttgctgttgttctgggattgatttgcacttttcacaccatagtacgttaatctctaggagacagaacgcgtctccttcctgagcggtatgacggctgcgtggtcccatggtgtttatgcttgcgtactatcgtttgtacagatgaacgtggtacggccttcaggcatttggaaattgctcccaaggatgaaccagacttgtggaggtctacaattttttttctgaggtcttggctgatttattttaatttacccatgatgtcaaggaaagaggcactgagtttgaaggtaggccttgaaatacatccacaggtacacatccaattgactcaaactatgtcaattagcctatcagaagcttctaaagccataacatcattttctggaattttccaagctMtttaaaggcacagtcaacttcatgtatgtaaacttctgacccactggaattgtgatacagtgaattataagtgaagtaatctgtctgtaaacaattgttggggaaaaatgacttgtgtcatgcacaaagtagatgtcctaaccaacttgccaaaactatagtttgttaacaagaaatttgtggagtggttgaaaaatgagttttaatgacttcaacctaagtgtatgtaaacttccgacttcaactgtaggtgtgatTGCTGTGCCTGCTGTTCTTCACACCTATTTACATTTAGCCCCTTACCTGAAGCTGCCAGTCAGGTCTGATGCCCCAGGTCTCAGCAGCACCTGTGTGACATAGTTTGCTCCCCGACtgttagagagggagggacacacacagacgTGAGTTTAATACTGGCCTTCTGTATAAGCAGAATAAAATACGGCCAACAgcctacactaccattcaaaagtttggggtcatttagaaatgtccttgattttgaaagaaaataacattttttgtccattaaaataacacgaaattgatcagaaatacagtgtagacattgttKatgttgtaaatgaccatagcagctggaaacggctgaaaggagtatctacataggcgtacagaggcccattatcagcaaccatcactcctgtgttccagtggcacgttgtgttagctaatccaggtttatcgttttaaaatgctaatttatcattagaaaaccattttgcaattaagttagcacagctgaaaactgttgtgctgattaaagaaacaaaagATCTgacctttagactagttgagtatctggagcatcagcatttgtgggtttgattatcaaatcaaagtttatctgtcacgtgcgccgaatacgcgccgaatacaacagtgaaatgcttacttacaggctctaaccaacagtgcaatttctaagtaaaaaaaaaggtattaggtgaacaatatattaggaaagaaataaaaacaacagtaaaaaagacagtgaaaaataacagtagcgaggctatatacagtagcgaggctatatacaggcactggttagccgagctgattgaggtagtatgtacatgaatgtatagttaaagtgactatgcatatatgataaacagagagtagcagcagcgtaaaagaggggttggcggggggGGGGNGGGGGAACACaatacaaatagtccgggtagccatttggttacctgctcaggagtcttatggcttgggggtaaaatctgttgagaagccttttggtcctagacttggcactccggtaccgcttgccatccggtagtagagagaacagtctatgactagggtggctggggactttgacaatttttagggccttcctctgacaccgcctggtgtagaggtcctggatggcaggcagctaagcctcagtgatgtactgggccgtacgcactaccctctgtagtgcRTTGTGGTRggaggccgagcagttgccataccaggcagtgatgcaaccagtcaggatgctctcaatgttgcagctgtagatcctttagaggatctgaggacccatgccaaatctttttcgtttcctgagggggaataggctttgtcgtgccctcttcacgacaatcttggtatgtttggaccattctagtttgttggcgatgtggacaccaaggaacttgaagctctcaacctgctccattatcagccccgtcgatgagaatgggggcgtgcttggtcctccttttcctatagtccgcaaacatctcctttgtcttggttacgttgagggataggttgttattccggcaccacacggccaggtctctgacctccctataggctgtcttgtcgttgtcggtgatcaggcctaccactgttgtgtcgtcagcaaacttaatgatggtgctgcagtcgtgcctggccacgcagtcgtgggtgaacagggagtacaggaggggactgagcatgcacccctgaggggctccagtgttgaggatcagcgtggcagatgtgttgctacctacccttaccacctgggggcatcccYtcagtaagtccaggatccagttgcagagggaagtgtttagtcccaggatccttagcttagtgaagagctttgaaggtactgtggtgttgaacgctgagctgtagtcaatgaattgcattctcacgtaggtgttccttttgtccaggtgggaaagggcagtgtggactgcaatagagattgcatcacttgtggatttgttggggcggtatgcaaattggagtgggtctagggtttctgggataatggtgttgatgtgagccattaccagcctttcaaagcacttggtCCACATTGGTgtggatgtgagtgctacgggtctgtagtcatttaggcaggttgccttagtgttcttgggcacagggactatggtggtctgcttgaaacatgttggtattacagacgcaatcaggaacatgttgaaaatgtcagtgaagacacctgccagttggtcagcacatgcccggagcacacatcctggtaatccgtctggccccgcagccttgtgaatgtttacctgtttaaagatcttactcaaaTAGGCTACGGAGAgcgggatcacacagtcgtccagaacagctgatgctctcatgcatgcctcagtgttgcttgcctcaaagcgagcataggagtgatttagctcgtctggtaggcacgtgtcactgggcagctcgcggctgtgctcccctttgtagtctgtaatagtttgcaagccctgccacataacgagcgtcggagccggtgtagtacgattcaatcttagccctgtattgacgctttgcctgtttgctggagttcctctgtccagtgtctgtgttcttttgcccatcttaatcttttctttttattggccagtctgagatatggctatttctttgcaactctgcctagaaggccagcatcccggagtcgccccttcactgttgacgttgagactggtgttttgtgggtactatttaatgaagctgccagttgaggacttttgaggcgtctgtttctcaaactagacactctaatgtacttgtcctcttgctagaatagactgacgagttttagaAGAAATTTCttggtttctggccattttgagcctgtaatcaaacccacaactgctgatgttccagatactcaactagtctaaaggccagttttattgcttctataatcagcacaacagttttcagctgtgctaacataattgtaaaatggttttctaatgataaattagcctttaaaattataaacttggattagctaacacaacgtgccattggaacacaggagtgatggttcctgataatgggcctctgtacacctatgtagatattccataaaaaatttgccatttccagctacaatagtcatttacaacataatggacaattttttacaaaaacaaggacatttctaagtgaccccaaacttttgaatggtagtgtagatgTAGCAGACGGGAGTGTGCCCCTGCAGTCACCTGATGAGTTTCCTGCGCAGGTCCCATCCGTATACGCCCCCATTTCCTCTGTATCGGGTGCCTGACACAAGGTCATACCCGCCTTCTCTCTGTTTCCTTGGAGACAAACACATTCACATCAGATACTTGGTTACAGACGATCACATTGTAGAGATGTAGATTGCTAGCAGACATACTATATTCAGAATTCTATGTTCTACATTTCCCCCAAAAATATACACATTCACATTTTGCGATGAATTAAAATAGATTACTTACTTTATGAATTCTGGAATAAATTTAGGCTGCAAGGAAAGATAAAATTATGTATTTTAGGATGTATGCATTCAAAGGATTTCATAAAAGATTATCCTGGCAATGAAGCATTTTGATACAAATATCCAACCAAGCAATGTAACACCACAAGTAACCTCCTGATTAGAAAAAGGGACTAGAAAATAGCCTGTTCTTGGGAAAAAAAAWTATTGTTATTATTGTATGTACAGGGTCCGGTGCCATTATCCCAACCTGCTTCTCTGATAGTGTATTGTCCAGATATACAGGAGATCCACTCACATGATGGGAGAGGTCTGCATCCATTATGAAGACATAGTTCCCTCTGGCATGTTTAATGCCATGGATGTAGGCAGTTCCTGAATGCAGAATTAAAAGGACATTACCTGACATGTGTACCTGAGATAGTGTTCAATAACACTGTGTTCACTCTGATGAATGAGTATGTGACACTTACCTAACCCTAGTTTCTTTGCTCTTGGTCGAAGGAGCTGAAAAATAACCACAAAGAGCAGAGAGTGAATGAGTGTCTTGTTATGCCAGCAGGTACGTGAATGTTAaagtatatacaaaaataacaactaATCTATTAAATTCACTTACTATCTTGTCCTCTCCGTATATCTTCTGCAGTTGTTCTGCCACCTCAAGTGTCCCATCTGGACTTCCATCATCAATGACAATAATCTCGTACTCGTATCCACTGTGAATAAGTAAAAAGACGTTTCAACCCAACACACAACAAATGCTAATCTGACATTTGATGAAAACTGGGACTTTACAATGAGCTCTATCATAGTTCCAGTTACAGCTTGAATTTCAGTCAGTCTTTCAAATAMGCAATATCTGTTCAAATTGTGTAAGTTATATGCTATATTCTCATAAAGGTACAATCTGCAAAATGTTATTGCAGTCTTTGATGTCTATAGAGTAAAATGTTGCATGTTTACATCATTGCTTGGCCCACCCACAACTGCCTTTTGTTGTTATGAAGACCGCAGAGGTAAGACAGCTGTAATAAGCTCATACAGGTATTTATATAAGtcatattccacacacacacacacatacaaatcagAGGGTATGTCATTAGCTGAAATAATCAATGAGCGGCTGGTAATCAAAGAAACTgatgggtgggtataatttgtgatacgttccaacaggaatctgttccaaaaacttagtaaatacaaagttgtatagcggcagaataagATACCGGGTAGGGAATGGGCTTTTTAATTAagtttttcactcaccacgtttattccCGAAAAATGTCTGTtctcactctggtagcctatggacaaacattaagaataagctacgtggtAAATTGATGCCTATTCGGCACCTAGTTAGCGaggtgaattgatcatgctactttgGATGCGTTGTTTGTTGGTAACCATGTACTTTAGAAgttttttggaacagattcctgttggaacgttccacaaattatacccacccgcaACAGATTGCAAAAGTAAGCCATTGACTATCCCAATGAGGGCTGTCCCCTCTTGGCAAATCTGATTTTAGTGACAGCTCATCACTGACATCTTGTTYCACACTCCGgacaacataacctgaaatgaTCTACCTTTCACCGAAGTATTTTACCAATAGCCAKACAATAAGCGGTAGATTCTCTCGTTCATTGTAAGTGGGCAACAGCACCGAGTATTTATCACCATCTCCCCGGCTTTGCTGTGAACCTTTTCGGCTTGCCATGTTGGTTGGAATGTTGTTGAGCCGGATGCGGGTGCGTGGTAAAATATTTACCCCTGCAACAAATTCTTTAAAATTTGGTTCCTAATAATATACATACCACTAGGTGGAGCCACATACAGtagttataaatatatttgactgTACGGGATTTCTTCTTATTCTTTGGCATTGGGTTGGCGGATCGCATCCAACGTTCAATGTGCATTCAtcaccacctactgtactggagtgtgaggccagtcacagACTAACTACATTAAATTATCTTCATTAGTCATGTTCCTCTAACAAAGGGAAATAGAGCCCTAGACACCACTTCCCTCCCCCCACTACACCACCCAAACCCGTCCAGCCTCTCTAACCCTTTCACACAATCTCTCCCCATCTACGTCATACAATTCACAAAATATCAACACATGGTCCACCGTTTCCTCCACTGAACACTCATCACACAGACCTGTTTCATGTCTCCCTATCATCCACAACGTGGCATTCAAACCTGTGTGCCCAAACTGTAGTCTACTCCACACAACTTCCTCTCYCCTACATCCCATGCTCCCCCCTCTTCCTTTACTCACCGATATCGACATGKAATAACATTGTCTCCCCTTACTACCAGCATCCCACTCCATTTGCCAGACTGAGCCTTTTTGGCCAGATCAAGGACTTGACTTCCCTGCGGCCCAGTTGACCTGAatatctaccccctctctcctcactgcaCTGTCAGCCACCACATCGACCTTCTCATTACCCTCCACACCCACATGGGCGGGAACCCTACAAAAGTTTACCACCACTCCATCCTCTCCAACAGCACTAGCATCTCCACAAACACGTCTCCCCTATCCGACCTGCCTGTCTTCACACTACTCAACACTGCAGCCGAATCAGAGCAGATCATCACTCTGAGTggtttcacctcctcctcccatctcaaACCTAGAATCATGGCTATCAACTTGGCCGCATACACTGACACATAATCAGTTAACCGCTTACCTACTCCAACATTGAAATCTGCAATATACATCCCTGCCCCCACCTTTCCACTGACTGGATCCTTTGAACCAATTGTATATATCCTTAAAAACGAATAAAAACGATTATCTATATATCTCTCCAAACACCATCTCACGTCCTTACTCCATTCTCTCCTGCCCTCAATCATGTCCACACCTACATTTGTTTTGGAACAGCCACGGAGCAACGTTCCCCAATGCCATTGCcggccctatctctctctctcccagtcgaTATTCTACCACCTTCTGCCCGATTGTCCACCCGTATGCCCTCTGcttacaccctcctctctcccagcatTCCCCAGTTGACGTGACCACAGGATGTCCTTCTGAACTCCCTTTCAACCTCGCCCAGTATGCTAATGTTTGCCCCGCTTTATCCTCAGTGGCAGTTGCCCACTATCTACCTGCAATGCCTCAACAGGTGTTGTCCTGAAGGTACTACACACAATCTCAGGGCCCTTGACTGTATCCTTTCCATGCACTGTAGTACCGTTTTGGCTGCCGATCCATATACAAAGCACACATAATCCAAAGATGACCTAatcacatccctgggttgctcctcttttcagttcgctgcagctagcgactggaacgagcagcaactaacactcaaactggacagtttaatctcaatctctttattcaaagactcaatcatggacactcttactgacagttgtggcttctttgcgtgatgtattgttgtctcaaccttcttgccctttgtgctgttgcccaataatatttgtaccatgttttgtgctgctatcatgttgttgtcatgttgtgttgctaccatgttgtgttgtcatgtgttgctgccttgctatgttgtcatcttaggtctctctttatgtattgttgtgttgtctctcaagtcgtgatttgtgttttgtcctatattcatatatttttatttttaatcccagcccccgtccccacaggaggccttttgtcttttggtaggccgtcattgtaaataagaatttgttcataactgacttgcctagttaaataaaggttaaattaaattWAAATCAATAAATCAATGTCTGGTACATATATAACAGTGTTTGTCTATCCGACCCCCAATCATATCCTGCCACTGCCCTTATGAGGTTCAGCACCTTCCTACACTTCATTTCAATATACTCAACATGTCTCTTCCACGTTAGCCTCTCATCAAACCACATAACTAAGTACTTAAACTCAGACACCCTACCTATATTCTGACTGTATATTTTCAGCCTAACATCTTTAACCTTCCTCCTAGAAAACACCATAAAGCAGGACTTGGACACAGACATCCTAAACCCTCATGTTTGAGTCCAATCTTCCACAACTCCCACACTTTCTTGCATCTTCATTACATATTTCACATTCCCACCTCTCTTCCATAGAGCCCCATCATCAGCATACAAGGCCACACCCACTCCCTGTCCCACATCCTCTAATATGTCATTTATCAGCAGGGTGAACAACATCTGACT contains:
- the dpm1 gene encoding dolichol-phosphate mannosyltransferase subunit 1, with amino-acid sequence MASRKGSQQSRGDGDKYSVLLPTYNERENLPLIVWLLVKYFGESGYEYEIIVIDDGSPDGTLEVAEQLQKIYGEDKILLRPRAKKLGLGTAYIHGIKHARGNYVFIMDADLSHHPKFIPEFIKKQREGGYDLVSGTRYRGNGGVYGWDLRRKLISRGANYVTQVLLRPGASDLTGSFRLYKKVVLESLVERCVSKGYVFQMEMIVRARQLNYTIGEVPISFVDRVYGESKLGGNEIVSFLKGLLTLFATT